The genomic region CATTCGCAATATAATCCGCTATAAAATTGCCGACATCGGTGGTGGATTTTTTGCTTTCGGGATCTAAATCTGGAGTAACAACCTTCATTTCCAATGCTTTTTCAACTGCTTTGTTCACGGCCTTGGCTTCTTCAAATAACTTAAAGTGTTCCAAAAGCATGGCTGCAGAAAGGATAGAAGCAATAGGGTTGGCAATTCCTTTACCTTTACCTTGCGGAAAAGATCCGTGAATAGGCTCAAACATAGCGTTTTCATCCCCAACAGATGCCGAAGCGAGTAGGCCTATAGAGCCTCCAATAACACTTCCTTCATCAGAAATAATATCCCCAAACATATTTTCGGTTAGAATAACATCAAACTGACTTGGGTTTAAAATCATTTGCATGGCGGCGTTGTCCACAAAAAGGAAATCGAGTTCTACATCGGGATAACTTTTTCCTATATTGGTTACCACTCTTCTCCACAAACGGGAGGTTTCTAGAACATTGGCTTTGTCTACCAACGTCAATTTCTTACGTCGGGATCGCGCTGCTTTAAATGCTAAGTGAGCGATTCGCTCTATTTCGTAATCGGAGTATTCACATAAATCGGAAGCTACGCTACCTTCTTCGTTTAGCTTTTTCTCACCAAAATAAATACCGCCAGTAAGTTCGCGGTAAATGGTAAGGTCTGTTCCAGCGATACGGTCTTCCTTGAGAGGTGATTTGTCGATTAGGGTAGGGAAGGCTTTAATTGGACGGATATTTGTAAATAAGCCGAGCGATTTTCTTAATTTTAATAATCCTTGTTCGGGGCGGACTTTAGCCGACGGGTCGTTATCGTATTTTGGGTCTCCAATAGCACCAAATAGCACTGCATCGGTCTCCAAACACAATTGTAATGTTTTTTCGGGTAGGGGGTCTCCTGTCTGGTCGATCGCAATGGCGCCTACAGGTGCTTCTTTAAAAGTAAAGCTGTGGTTATATACTTCTCCAACGGCTTTTAAGGTTTTTATGGCTTGTTTGGTGACTTCCGGGCCAATCCCGTCACCGGATAATACAGCAATGTCTAAATTCATATTCTTTGCATTAAAATGTTCTGGAAGCCTCGTAAGCTTCTATTTTATCTTTATTACTGACTAGGAAATCGATATCATCATAGCCATTCATCATGCACATTTTTTTATAGGCATCGATTTCAAAGCTTTCCTTGATATCGGTTCCAGATACCGTAATGGTTTGCTCCTCCAAGTTTACCAAAATGGCGGTGTTGGGGTTTTCTTTTACTGCGGAAAGCATTGCTTTAAGCACTTCTGGACTCACCTGAATGGGAAGTAACCCATTATTAAGGGCGTTTCCCCTGAAGATATCTGCAAAATAGCTGGAAACAATTACTTTAAACCCGTAATCGGTTAATGCCCATGCGGC from Galbibacter sp. BG1 harbors:
- the leuB gene encoding 3-isopropylmalate dehydrogenase encodes the protein MNLDIAVLSGDGIGPEVTKQAIKTLKAVGEVYNHSFTFKEAPVGAIAIDQTGDPLPEKTLQLCLETDAVLFGAIGDPKYDNDPSAKVRPEQGLLKLRKSLGLFTNIRPIKAFPTLIDKSPLKEDRIAGTDLTIYRELTGGIYFGEKKLNEEGSVASDLCEYSDYEIERIAHLAFKAARSRRKKLTLVDKANVLETSRLWRRVVTNIGKSYPDVELDFLFVDNAAMQMILNPSQFDVILTENMFGDIISDEGSVIGGSIGLLASASVGDENAMFEPIHGSFPQGKGKGIANPIASILSAAMLLEHFKLFEEAKAVNKAVEKALEMKVVTPDLDPESKKSTTDVGNFIADYIANAEEIINYNQENIDYGQSTII
- the leuD gene encoding 3-isopropylmalate dehydratase small subunit, with amino-acid sequence MEKFVTLTSKAIPLPIENIDTDQIIPARFLKATSKAGFGENLFRDWRFKKDGTPNEDFVLNDDTYEGKILVAGDNFGCGSSREHAAWALTDYGFKVIVSSYFADIFRGNALNNGLLPIQVSPEVLKAMLSAVKENPNTAILVNLEEQTITVSGTDIKESFEIDAYKKMCMMNGYDDIDFLVSNKDKIEAYEASRTF